The following coding sequences are from one Lolium rigidum isolate FL_2022 chromosome 6, APGP_CSIRO_Lrig_0.1, whole genome shotgun sequence window:
- the LOC124668540 gene encoding 11S globulin seed storage protein 2-like — protein MVQRTSNAEVMSMDLSPKMPAKAYGGDGGAYYDWSPADLPMLGAASIGAAKLHLAAGGLSLPSYSDSAKVAYVLQGAGACGLVLPEAAKEKVIPVKAGDALALPFGAVTWWFNAQDSSSELVVLFLGDTSKGHTPGKFTNFQLTGATGIFTGFSTEFVARAWDLDQDSAAKIVSTQPGSGIVKVAAGHKMPVPLAEDREGMVLNCFEAPLDVDIPGGGRVVVLNTANLPLVKEVGLGADLVRIDGHSMCSPGFSCDSAYQVTYIVRGSGRVQVVGIDGTRVLETRAEGGCLFIVPRFFVVSKIADDTGMEWFSIITTPNPIFSHLAGKTSVWKAISPAVLESAFNTTPEMEKLFRSKRLDSEIFFAPS, from the exons ATGGTGCAGCGCACGAGCAACGCAGAGGTCATGTCCATGGACCTGTCGCCCAAGATGCCCGCCAAGGCCTACGGCGGCGATGGCGGAGCCTACTACGACTGGAGCCCCGCGGACCTGCCCATGCTCGGCGCGGCCTCCATCGGCGCCGCCAAGCTGCACCTGGCCGCCGGCGGCCTCTCCCTGCCCAGCTACTCCGACTCCGCCAAGGTCGCCTACGTGCTGCAGGGCGCCGGCGCATGCGGCCTCGTCCTCCCGGAGGCCGCCAAGGAGAAGGTCATCCCCGTCAAGGCCGGTGACGCGCTCGCGCTCCCCTTCGGTGCCGTCACCTGGTGGTTCAACGCCCAGGACTCCAGCTCGGAGCTCGTGGTGCTCTTCCTCGGCGACACCTCCAAGGGCCACACTCCCGGCAAGTTCACCAACTTCCAGCTCACCGGCGCCACCGGCATCTTCACCGGCTTCTCCACCGAGTTCGTCGCCCGCGCATGGGACCTGGACCAGGACTCCGCCGCCAAGATCGTCTCCACGCAGCCGGGCTCCGGCATCGTCAAGGTCGCCGCCGGCCACAAGATGCCGGTGCCGCTTGCCGAGGACCGCGAGGGGATGGTGCTCAACTGCTTCGAGGCGCCCCTGGACGTGGACATCCCCGGCGGTGGCCGCGTCGTGGTGCTCAACACCGCCAACCTGCCGCTGGTCAAGGAGGTCGGGCTCGGCGCCGACCTGGTGAGGATCGACGGCCACTCCATGTGCTCGCCCGGCTTCTCTTGCGACTCTGCCTACCAGGTCACCTACATCGTGCGCGGCAGCGGCCGTGTGCAGGTGGTCGGCATCGACGGCACCCGTGTGCTCGAGACACGCGCCGAGGGAGGTTGCCTCTTCATCGTGCCTAGGTTCTTCGTCGTCTCCAAGATCGCTGACGACACAGGCATGGAGTGgttctccatcatcaccacccCCAA CCCGATCTTTAGCCACTTGGCCGGGAAGACGTCCGTGTGGAAggcgatatcgccggccgtgctgGAGTCAGCCTTCAACACCACACCGGAGATGGAGAAGTTGTTCCGCTCCAAGAGGCTGGACTCCGAGATCTTCTTCGCTCCCAGCTAG
- the LOC124662203 gene encoding asparagine--tRNA ligase, cytoplasmic 1-like: MAAPDAAAAAAEIAATAHVHDLEPAMAATLTPIRAILAAVDAYDGERVRVGGWVRTGRVQCGGTVAFLAVNDGSCHATLQLVVDAAQVAQPPLARLAATGTSVLVSGVLRIPTKRSRERIELGVDAVLHAGLVDDAAAYPLPKSRLRLDYLRDFLHLRPRTETMAAVARMRSQLTFATHSFFQENGFLCVHTPIVTTNDCEGAGEMFQVTTLFSQAQKADKELLKLKLSEISRNIDDDDDGSVGFDNDFFRRQAFLTVSGQLHAEPYACALSRVYTFGPTFRAENSHTSRHLAEFWMVEPEMAFANLQDIMNYAESYVKHLCQWLLTHCLEDMKFMVETHDKTAIQRLERVSTTPFERISYTQAIEMLVESEGNKKFQTKVEWGIDLASEHERYLTEVIFEKPVIVYNYPIGIKAFYMRLNDDQKTVAAMDVLVPKVGELIGGSQREERLDILKQRILDAGLQLELYEFYLDLRRYGTVEHSGFGLGFERMLLFATGLDNIRDVIPFPRFPGKADL; the protein is encoded by the exons ATGGCGGCTCCCgacgcagcagcagcggcggccgagatcgccgccaccgcccacgTTCACGACCTGGAGCCTGCGATGGCGGCCACCCTCACACCCATCCGCGCCATCCTGGCCGCGGTCGACGCCTACGACGGGGAGCGCGTGCGCGTCGGCGGCTGGGTCAGGACGGGCCGCGTCCAGTGCGGCGGCACCGTGGCCTTCCTCGCCGTCAACGACGGATCCTGCCACGCGACGCTCCAGCTCGTCGTCGACGCCGCCCAGGTGGCGCAGCCGCCGCTCGCACGCCTCGCGGCCACGGGCACCTCCGTCCTCGTCTCTGGCGTGCTCAGGATCCCCACCAAACGGAGCAGGGAGCGCATTGAGCTCGGCGTCGACgccgtcctccacgccggcttgGTCGACGACGCAGCCGCCTACCCGCTGCCAAAGAGCAGGCTCAGGCTCGATTACCTCCGGgacttcctccacctccgcccccGCACCGAAACT ATGGCCGCGGTTGCCAGGATGAGGAGCCAGCTCACATTTGCCACACACTCATTTTTCCAAGAAAACGGCTTTTTGTGCGTGCACACACCGATTGTGACCACCAACGATTGCGAGGGCGCTGGTGAGATGTTCCAAGTCACCACATTGTTTAGCCAGGCCCAGAAGGCAGACAAGGAGCTCCTCAAGCTGAAGCTTTCTGAGATTTCCCGCaacattgatgatgatgatgatggaagtGTTGGTTTCGACAACGATTTCTTCAGGCGTCAGGCTTTTCTCACCGTCTCAGGGCAGCTTCACGCCGAGCCCTACGCCTGTGCTCTCAGCCGCGTGTATACGTTCGGCCCAACCTTCCGGGCAGAGAACTCACATACGTCCAGGCATCTCGCCGAGTTCTGGATGGTCGAACCGGAGATGGCATTTGCAAACTTGCAG GATATTATGAACTATGCAGAAAGTTATGTCAAGCACCTCTGCCAGTGGTTGCTCACGCATTGCCTGGAAGACATGAAGTTTATGGTTGAAACACATGATAAGACTGCCATCCAGCGTCTCGAGCGTGTTTCCACGACTCCTTTTGAACGCATTTCGTATACACAGGCTATTGAGATGTTGGTAGAATCAGAAGGTAACAAAAAGTTCCAGACCAAGGTTGAATGGGGTATTGATTTGGCGTCTGAGCATGAGAG GTATTTGACTGAGGTGATATTTGAGAAGCCAGTTATTGTTTATAACTACCCAATAGGAATAAAAGCATTTTATATGAGGCTCAATGATGATCAAAAGACCGTGGCTGCTATGGATGTACTTGTTCCCAAG GTTGGTGAATTAATTGGAGGAAGCCAAAGGGAGGAGCGCTTGGATATTCTTAAACAACG GATACTGGACGCTGGTCTGCAACTGGAGTTGTATGAATTTTACTTGGACCTTCGACGCTATGGAACAGTGGAGCACAGCGGGTTTGGGCTGGGCTTTGAGAGGATGCTCCTTTTCGCCACAGGTCTCGACAACATCAGAGATGTCATCCCGTTCCCAAGGTTCCCTGGGAAGGCTGACCTCTGA